Proteins encoded in a region of the Streptomyces akebiae genome:
- a CDS encoding WecB/TagA/CpsF family glycosyltransferase, whose product MPITAHTRESAARHVVRLAHRIHAARHGDTDGPDALGVPLGSDVHLSNAYTLALADRDPELHGILRSASLNLPDGQPVVWANQLLHRGATLPSTRVYGPDLLLDVFALTQHTELNHYLLGSTPQVLDALHRELRQRCPGTRIVGTSSPPFRPLSPEELRQQMEDIRCVAADIVWVGLGTPKQDRWAADLCAALPVVAVAVGAAFDFIAGAKRQAPPWIQRSGLEWLFRLGSEPRRLWRRYVFGNARFVRGVVRQASRPLRTGGAAVHPAADCLNSGQLIGQEREIPDEVPGVRP is encoded by the coding sequence GTGCCCATCACCGCGCACACCCGCGAGAGCGCGGCCCGCCACGTCGTGCGCCTCGCCCATCGGATCCACGCGGCACGCCATGGGGACACCGACGGACCGGACGCCCTCGGTGTCCCTCTTGGCAGTGATGTCCATCTGTCCAACGCGTACACGCTCGCCCTCGCGGACCGGGACCCCGAGCTGCACGGCATTCTGCGCTCGGCCTCTCTCAACCTCCCCGACGGACAGCCGGTCGTATGGGCCAACCAACTGCTCCACCGTGGTGCCACCCTGCCGAGCACGCGCGTCTACGGCCCCGACCTCCTGCTGGACGTCTTCGCCCTGACCCAGCACACCGAACTGAACCACTACCTGCTGGGCTCCACGCCCCAGGTGCTGGACGCGCTGCACCGGGAACTGCGACAGCGTTGTCCGGGGACGCGGATCGTCGGCACCAGTTCCCCGCCCTTCCGGCCGCTGTCCCCCGAGGAACTGCGGCAACAGATGGAGGACATCCGTTGCGTCGCCGCGGACATCGTCTGGGTGGGCCTCGGCACCCCCAAGCAGGATCGCTGGGCCGCCGACCTGTGTGCCGCACTTCCCGTGGTGGCCGTGGCCGTGGGCGCCGCCTTCGACTTCATCGCCGGTGCCAAGCGGCAGGCACCGCCATGGATACAGCGCAGCGGGCTGGAATGGCTGTTCCGACTGGGCAGCGAGCCGCGTCGGTTGTGGCGGCGCTACGTGTTCGGCAACGCGCGTTTCGTGCGCGGCGTGGTACGCCAGGCGAGCCGTCCACTGCGAACCGGCGGCGCTGCGGTGCACCCGGCGGCCGATTGCCTGAATTCGGGCCAACTCATCGGCCAGGAACGCGAGATTCCTGATGAGGTTCCTGGGGTACGGCCATGA
- a CDS encoding UDP-glucuronic acid decarboxylase family protein encodes MRAVVTGGAGFVGSHLCERLLHAGHDVVCVDNFMTSSVDNIEHLMGERHFRFCRWDVTQGLDVPGPVDAVLHLASPASPADYLRLPLETLRVGSAGTWHALDLAAAKHARFLLTSTSESYGDPLIHPQPEDYWGHVNPVGPRSVYDEAKRFGEALTMAYRRSRGVDAKIVRIFNTFGPRMRLDDGRAIPTFIRQALRGEPITVTGDGSQTRSLCYVDDVVDGLMRMLASSHGGPVNLGNPHEVSMLELAQWISKLTQSSSDVTLVPRPEDDPKKRRPDITLARDLLGWEPTTPVERGLCDTITDFRRRLPFSEFAERDNRPAALPLSTEAASS; translated from the coding sequence ATGCGAGCGGTAGTGACGGGCGGGGCCGGGTTCGTCGGCTCCCACCTGTGTGAGCGACTGCTCCACGCGGGCCACGACGTGGTCTGCGTGGACAACTTCATGACATCCAGCGTCGACAACATCGAACATCTCATGGGCGAGCGACACTTCCGGTTCTGCCGCTGGGACGTCACTCAGGGGCTGGACGTGCCGGGGCCGGTGGACGCTGTCCTCCACCTGGCCTCGCCCGCCTCACCCGCGGACTACCTGAGACTGCCCCTGGAGACACTCCGTGTGGGCTCGGCCGGAACCTGGCACGCCCTGGACCTGGCCGCCGCGAAGCATGCTCGATTCCTGCTGACCTCCACCTCCGAGTCGTACGGCGACCCCCTGATCCACCCTCAGCCAGAGGACTACTGGGGCCATGTCAACCCGGTCGGTCCACGGTCGGTGTACGACGAAGCGAAACGCTTCGGCGAGGCACTGACCATGGCCTACCGCAGGAGCCGCGGCGTCGACGCCAAGATCGTGCGCATCTTCAACACCTTCGGCCCGCGGATGCGCCTGGACGACGGTCGGGCCATCCCCACCTTCATTCGCCAGGCACTGCGCGGAGAGCCGATCACCGTCACCGGAGACGGGAGTCAGACCCGATCCCTGTGCTATGTCGATGATGTGGTCGACGGGTTGATGCGGATGCTCGCCAGCAGCCATGGAGGGCCGGTCAACCTGGGCAATCCACACGAGGTCTCCATGCTCGAACTGGCCCAGTGGATCAGCAAACTCACCCAGTCCAGCTCCGACGTCACGCTGGTCCCCCGTCCTGAGGACGATCCGAAAAAGCGGCGTCCGGACATCACCTTGGCCCGCGACCTCCTGGGATGGGAGCCCACGACCCCGGTGGAGCGCGGCCTGTGCGACACCATCACCGACTTCCGACGCCGCCTGCCCTTCTCCGAGTTCGCCGAGCGCGACAACCGACCCGCCGCACTCCCGCTGAGCACCGAAGCCGCTTCCTCATGA